From the genome of Granulicella cerasi:
TGGCTTCGGTGTAGGCCTTGTTATCGCTCCAGATGGTCGAGGTGCCCTGGATGCCGAAGTAGAAGACCTGTGGCGTAGTGTCCCTGCGCACGGGCTCGCTGAAGGCGGGAAGCTTGGTCGTGTCGGCGACGCGCTTGGCGGAGCAGGCGAGCAGCTGCAGCATTTTCGGGTCGGCATAGAGACCGTCGAAGTGCAGCATGTCCTTCTGCATGGAGTTGAAGGTGCCGGGGTCGATGGTGCCGTCAGCGAGCAGATGGTACGCGCCGTGGTTCACGTTCTGTGCACCGAGCACGATGTCGCCGACGCCCATTTGTCCCTTCGGAAGATGGCCGCCGGAGGTGCCTGCATAAATCACGGTCTTCACGTTGAAGTCGCGGATCATGCTGAATTCGCCGAGCGCCCGCGCGAGCACGCCATCGGTCGGTTGCAGATACAGCACGACGGGCACGCCCGCGATGGTGCCGGAGTTGTACTGGAAAGGACCGTCAACGACGTCCTTGCGATCCTTGAGCGCCGTGTACCACTGGCTGTATTCAGGTGGTCCCTTGGGGATGAGCACGCCGATGCGTGGCGCTGCGTCGTAAGCAGGGAACTGCGCAAAAGCCGTGGCCGATACAGCGGCCAGCGCGAGCGATGCAAGCGTGCGAAGGATCATGCTGTAACGCTATCGCATTGTTTGATCTGTGGA
Proteins encoded in this window:
- a CDS encoding phosphorylase family protein, whose amino-acid sequence is MILRTLASLALAAVSATAFAQFPAYDAAPRIGVLIPKGPPEYSQWYTALKDRKDVVDGPFQYNSGTIAGVPVVLYLQPTDGVLARALGEFSMIRDFNVKTVIYAGTSGGHLPKGQMGVGDIVLGAQNVNHGAYHLLADGTIDPGTFNSMQKDMLHFDGLYADPKMLQLLACSAKRVADTTKLPAFSEPVRRDTTPQVFYFGIQGTSTIWSDNKAYTEATMKVFHEIDEDGDWASNLAATLYKVPFIEVSVISNSIYAYPTADHGTPKAPKGEANSHLLAQRISNRVALDLIEHDGQRLLTGTWTEPTTSPFPESFYNDPLNPQALLKDCK